A single genomic interval of uncultured Desulfobulbus sp. harbors:
- a CDS encoding ATP-binding protein, with the protein MKNRPIYPFTAIVGQEKMKLALMLNVVNPGLSGVLIRGEKGTAKSTAVRALADILPEIEVFAEDPYQLDPKEELESYHAICQLISGARRELLPEVVSRKVRVVELPVGATEDRVVGTLDLEHALKKGEKRIEPGILAQAHRNILYVDEVNLLDDHVVDVLLDSAAMGVNTIEREGVSFSHPARFTLVGTMNPEEGELRPQLLDRFGLCVNIEGIQSAEDRVAIMERRAAFDLDPERFAGQWRTESAALAERLLTARGLYPQVAVERALLFEIATTCLEVGVDGHRGDIIMLKTAKTLAALDGRTAVSSADISTSAELVLPHRVRRQPLMEIADNVESLRKRALAGK; encoded by the coding sequence ATGAAAAATCGACCCATCTATCCGTTTACCGCCATCGTTGGTCAGGAAAAAATGAAACTGGCCCTGATGCTCAATGTGGTCAACCCCGGGCTCTCCGGCGTCCTTATCCGCGGGGAGAAGGGCACGGCCAAGTCCACCGCCGTGCGTGCCCTGGCCGATATCCTCCCCGAAATTGAGGTGTTTGCCGAAGATCCCTATCAGCTTGATCCCAAAGAGGAGCTGGAATCCTACCATGCAATTTGCCAACTCATTTCGGGGGCGCGCCGTGAACTGCTGCCAGAGGTTGTTTCGCGCAAGGTGCGGGTGGTGGAACTGCCGGTGGGCGCCACCGAGGACCGGGTGGTGGGCACCCTTGATCTCGAGCATGCGTTGAAAAAGGGCGAAAAGCGGATCGAGCCCGGCATCCTTGCCCAGGCGCATCGCAACATCCTCTACGTGGACGAGGTCAATCTCCTTGACGACCATGTGGTGGATGTGCTGCTCGACTCGGCGGCCATGGGCGTCAACACCATCGAGCGCGAGGGGGTCTCCTTTTCCCATCCGGCCCGGTTCACCCTGGTGGGGACGATGAACCCGGAGGAGGGCGAACTGCGCCCGCAGCTGCTCGACCGGTTCGGGCTCTGCGTCAACATCGAGGGCATCCAGAGCGCCGAAGATCGGGTGGCGATCATGGAGCGGCGGGCCGCCTTTGATCTCGATCCGGAAAGATTCGCCGGTCAGTGGCGGACGGAGTCCGCGGCCCTGGCCGAGCGGTTGCTGACCGCCCGTGGGTTGTATCCGCAGGTTGCGGTCGAGCGAGCCCTGCTCTTTGAGATCGCCACCACCTGTCTCGAAGTGGGCGTGGACGGGCACCGGGGCGATATCATCATGCTCAAGACCGCCAAGACCCTGGCCGCCCTGGACGGCCGCACCGCGGTGAGCTCGGCGGATATTTCCACCAGCGCCGAACTGGTGCTGCCCCATCGGGTGCGGCGGCAACCGCTGATGGAGATCGCCGACAATGTCGAGTCCCTGCGCAAACGGGCATTGGCCGGGAAGTGA
- a CDS encoding ABC transporter ATP-binding protein, translating to MIHIEKLQKSYGKVKAVNGIDLCVEPGELFAFLGPNGAGKTTTIRILTGLTRIGGGRVRIGGHDIVESPREAKRQCGLVPQHINLDSELSLRENLDIHGRLFAMDAQQRQTKIEELLTYVELLDRIDSLVKQLSGGLKRRLMIARALMHEPKVLFLDEPTVGLDPAIRRRIWSLIKRVQQDGTTIFLTTHYIEEAEFLAARVAFLDQGSIVALDSPQALMASIGQWAVDRMNGEGMETQYYPSRDEAAHFAASQDCGVTLRRVNLEDAFLSLTGKKVLS from the coding sequence ATGATTCATATCGAAAAACTGCAGAAATCCTACGGCAAGGTCAAGGCTGTGAACGGCATCGACCTTTGCGTTGAACCGGGCGAATTGTTCGCCTTTCTCGGGCCCAACGGTGCCGGCAAGACCACCACCATCCGCATCCTCACCGGTCTGACCCGCATCGGAGGCGGCCGGGTGCGTATCGGCGGCCATGACATTGTCGAGTCGCCCCGGGAGGCCAAACGGCAGTGCGGCCTGGTGCCGCAGCACATCAACCTGGACAGCGAGTTGAGCCTGCGCGAGAACCTGGACATCCATGGGCGGCTCTTTGCCATGGATGCCCAGCAGCGCCAGACCAAGATCGAGGAACTGCTGACCTATGTGGAGTTGCTCGACCGGATCGACTCCCTGGTCAAACAGCTCTCCGGCGGGCTCAAGCGGCGGTTGATGATCGCCCGGGCCCTGATGCACGAACCCAAGGTCCTCTTTCTCGATGAACCCACCGTGGGCCTGGATCCGGCCATTCGCCGCCGCATCTGGTCGCTGATCAAGCGGGTGCAGCAGGACGGCACCACCATCTTTCTCACCACCCATTATATCGAGGAGGCCGAGTTCCTCGCCGCGCGGGTGGCCTTCCTCGACCAGGGCAGCATCGTGGCCCTGGATTCTCCCCAGGCCCTGATGGCCAGCATCGGCCAGTGGGCGGTGGATAGGATGAACGGCGAGGGGATGGAAACCCAGTATTATCCCAGCCGCGACGAGGCCGCTCATTTTGCCGCCTCCCAGGACTGTGGCGTTACCCTGCGGCGGGTCAATCTCGAGGATGCGTTTTTAAGCCTGACCGGAAAGAAGGTGCTGTCATGA
- a CDS encoding ABC transporter permease has protein sequence MNGFIAVYLREMLILKYRFKRQLAGMAVSPLLYLITFGYAMGDLIRFGEQSYLHFLIPGLVAMASMTQSFGIATDINVARFYWNIFEEFQASPISNLSYVAGEVLAGMTRALMGVAVILLLSLPFGVVLHYGPLFWLAVLGNCFVFASLAVAMAMLVKSHADQSLLTNFIITPMAFLGGTFFPVEKLPLWAQGLLSCLPLTHASHAIRATSLGQPAQGLDYLVLLIVGLVFFWLALHSVNKARD, from the coding sequence ATGAATGGATTTATTGCTGTCTATCTGCGGGAGATGCTCATCCTCAAGTACCGATTCAAGCGTCAGCTGGCGGGCATGGCGGTATCGCCGCTGTTGTATCTGATCACCTTCGGCTATGCCATGGGCGACCTGATCCGTTTCGGCGAGCAGTCCTACCTCCACTTTCTCATCCCCGGTCTGGTGGCCATGGCGAGCATGACCCAGTCCTTCGGCATTGCCACCGACATCAACGTCGCCCGGTTTTACTGGAATATCTTTGAGGAGTTCCAGGCCTCGCCAATCAGCAACCTCAGCTATGTGGCCGGCGAGGTCCTGGCGGGCATGACCCGAGCCCTGATGGGGGTGGCGGTGATCCTGCTCCTGAGCCTGCCCTTTGGCGTGGTCCTTCACTACGGACCCCTGTTCTGGCTGGCGGTCTTGGGTAACTGTTTTGTGTTCGCCTCGCTGGCGGTGGCCATGGCCATGCTGGTCAAATCCCATGCCGATCAGAGCCTGTTGACCAACTTCATCATCACCCCCATGGCTTTCCTAGGTGGCACCTTTTTTCCGGTGGAAAAGCTGCCCCTCTGGGCCCAGGGACTGCTGTCCTGCCTGCCGCTGACCCATGCCTCCCACGCCATTCGTGCCACCAGCCTGGGACAGCCTGCGCAGGGACTTGATTATTTGGTGCTCCTGATCGTTGGCCTGGTCTTTTTCTGGCTGGCACTGCATTCGGTCAATAAAGCTCGAGACTAG
- a CDS encoding adenosylcobinamide amidohydrolase: MGTIQLDPPYSLNTLKIMLIDTLYDAVELHREEKIIYARFLKPHSVLSTCRVAGGLRTDLNALYNHQSCEPAGHCHRLPASAYRDPQEYRRAICGRHNLDAERCATLGTAANMHNASISRQGFRDLEVVAVCTGGVEGNAGRVGDSASVVETLEGFERLPPAEEIPGPGTINTMLFINKPLIPGALTRCIMTATEAKSAVLQELAVNSRYSDGLATGTGTDQIAVAALESGEKPLTSAGKHAKLGELIGRAVFAAIKGTLARQNHLTPAGQCSIKIHLERFGTNRADLVATICSFLDQDQAQLLRANFMAFEHDPLTVAAVAALVHLYDKTAWGVLPQTCWSEIMAGFSAQVACAVSGDYSRLAHYRMLLAPTVRDTGNRAFVELTCRALALGFSEKWRIMDALVSTEPKLSCPQLHQEEKQEQ, from the coding sequence GTGGGTACGATACAGCTGGACCCACCCTACAGCCTCAATACCCTAAAAATTATGCTCATAGATACCCTGTACGACGCTGTCGAACTGCACCGAGAAGAAAAGATCATCTATGCCCGGTTCCTCAAACCTCATTCCGTGCTCTCCACCTGCCGGGTGGCCGGTGGTCTGCGCACCGACCTGAACGCGCTCTATAACCATCAGAGCTGCGAGCCCGCCGGCCACTGTCACCGTCTGCCTGCAAGCGCCTATCGTGATCCGCAGGAATACCGCAGGGCCATCTGCGGGCGCCATAACCTGGATGCCGAACGCTGCGCCACCCTGGGAACCGCGGCCAACATGCATAACGCCAGTATCTCCCGGCAAGGGTTCCGCGACCTCGAGGTTGTTGCTGTCTGCACTGGCGGAGTCGAGGGAAATGCCGGAAGGGTGGGTGACTCGGCCTCGGTGGTGGAAACCCTGGAGGGCTTTGAACGGTTGCCGCCAGCTGAGGAGATTCCCGGGCCAGGCACGATCAACACCATGCTTTTTATCAACAAGCCGCTCATTCCCGGCGCCCTGACCCGTTGCATCATGACCGCCACCGAGGCGAAATCCGCGGTGCTGCAGGAGTTGGCGGTCAACTCCCGCTACTCAGATGGGCTGGCCACCGGCACCGGCACCGACCAGATCGCGGTGGCCGCCCTGGAAAGCGGGGAGAAGCCCCTGACCAGCGCCGGCAAGCATGCCAAGCTGGGCGAGCTGATCGGGCGGGCAGTCTTTGCGGCGATCAAGGGCACCCTTGCCCGGCAAAATCATCTGACCCCGGCCGGACAGTGCTCGATCAAGATCCATCTGGAGCGTTTTGGCACCAACCGCGCAGATTTGGTTGCCACGATCTGTTCCTTTCTCGACCAGGACCAGGCCCAACTGTTGCGGGCCAACTTCATGGCCTTTGAGCACGACCCGCTCACCGTGGCCGCGGTCGCCGCCCTGGTCCATCTCTACGATAAAACCGCCTGGGGCGTGTTGCCGCAAACCTGCTGGAGCGAAATCATGGCCGGGTTCTCGGCCCAGGTGGCCTGCGCGGTCAGCGGCGATTACAGCCGGCTGGCCCACTACCGCATGCTGCTGGCGCCAACGGTGCGCGATACGGGAAACAGGGCCTTCGTCGAGCTGACCTGCCGCGCCCTGGCCCTCGGGTTTTCCGAAAAATGGCGGATCATGGATGCCCTGGTTTCGACCGAGCCAAAATTATCCTGCCCACAACTGCATCAGGAGGAAAAACAGGAGCAATAA
- a CDS encoding TonB-dependent receptor, with product MDPKGVKKFDRLVLALLLCAAQPVLAQEVIGGDTDQAKSVAAKKQQGKVTQSVLQQAAEDMVVTATRSEEDILSLPTKIEVIDSHDIEMTAANTITEQLKKSSSLSVIEYPGALAGIGIRGFRPEFSGITKHSLMLVDGRPIGATNLATVLTDNVERIEVLKGPASSLYGAEAMGGVVNVIRKKTTEGMSGSAQVGYGSYATNFQKLAAGGAIIADRLDFDVSAGRYEQADNLKTGDNGDERANTAYHTRNGAFRLGGNFAGDWRADFSVNAYQGRDIETPGDVAYGDVRSGSKDIDNSGVDLKVGGGLGANNEVAAMLYHTEEEAENYSNYSGSSIVPTYRSYDSDTTWDGVQLQDIYTWGNHKFILGFDYQYIEKISRSYTTSGTRKSPSSPDEGRTNYAGYLESVWKFLDNRLTFTGGGRYDTFEVETLSTPYMTGFTPNSEDFSTFSPRVGANYHFDSGIRLHTTVGKAFVPPSAFQLAGYSETVVGGVTMITQGNSDLDPETSTTWDAGVGYELPSWGLSLDLTYFDTTVDDRITTTQSGNLKTYINALGADIRGLESTLSFDLGVPLQWSRSLKLYVNTTHIFQAEEELTGGAMQDIHNVADYTYNYGIDYSDGTFDGRLHFRTVGPMRDTDWVTAGYPEIEYPTFTVVDLVVGYNFLQHHRVALTVDNLFDKDYYEKKGYPKPGQSFFVSYTYTF from the coding sequence ATGGACCCCAAAGGAGTGAAGAAGTTTGACCGGCTTGTATTGGCCCTGCTGTTGTGCGCGGCTCAGCCGGTTTTGGCCCAGGAGGTAATCGGAGGTGATACGGACCAGGCAAAGAGCGTTGCAGCAAAGAAGCAACAAGGCAAGGTTACGCAATCGGTTTTGCAACAGGCGGCCGAGGATATGGTGGTGACCGCGACCAGAAGTGAGGAGGATATCCTCTCCCTGCCCACCAAGATCGAGGTGATCGACAGCCACGATATCGAGATGACCGCGGCCAACACCATCACCGAGCAGTTGAAGAAATCCAGTTCGCTCAGTGTCATCGAGTATCCCGGTGCCCTGGCCGGTATCGGAATTCGCGGTTTTCGCCCCGAGTTCTCCGGCATCACCAAGCACAGCCTGATGCTCGTGGATGGCCGCCCCATCGGTGCCACCAACCTGGCAACCGTGCTCACCGACAATGTGGAGCGGATCGAGGTGCTCAAGGGACCCGCCTCCTCCCTCTACGGTGCCGAGGCCATGGGCGGCGTGGTCAACGTGATCAGGAAAAAAACCACCGAGGGCATGAGCGGATCGGCGCAAGTCGGCTACGGCAGCTACGCCACCAACTTTCAGAAACTTGCCGCCGGCGGGGCGATCATTGCCGACAGGCTGGATTTCGATGTCTCTGCCGGTCGCTACGAGCAGGCCGACAACCTGAAAACCGGCGATAACGGCGACGAGCGTGCCAACACCGCCTACCACACCCGTAACGGTGCCTTTCGTCTTGGCGGCAACTTTGCCGGCGACTGGCGGGCCGATTTTTCGGTCAATGCCTACCAGGGCCGGGATATCGAAACCCCGGGTGATGTGGCCTACGGTGATGTGCGCAGCGGCAGCAAGGATATCGACAACAGCGGCGTCGACCTGAAGGTCGGTGGCGGTTTGGGGGCCAACAACGAGGTGGCGGCAATGCTCTACCACACCGAGGAGGAGGCGGAGAACTATTCCAACTACTCCGGGAGTTCCATTGTCCCCACCTACCGCAGCTACGACTCCGACACGACCTGGGACGGAGTGCAGCTGCAGGACATCTACACCTGGGGCAACCACAAGTTCATTCTCGGCTTCGACTACCAGTACATCGAGAAAATTTCCCGCAGCTATACCACCAGCGGCACGAGAAAGTCGCCCTCCTCCCCGGACGAGGGGCGGACCAACTATGCCGGCTACCTGGAATCGGTGTGGAAGTTCCTCGACAACCGTCTGACCTTCACCGGTGGCGGTCGTTACGACACCTTTGAGGTCGAAACCCTCTCCACCCCCTACATGACCGGGTTCACCCCCAATTCCGAGGATTTCTCAACCTTCAGCCCCCGGGTCGGCGCCAACTACCATTTCGACAGCGGCATCCGCCTGCACACCACCGTGGGCAAGGCCTTTGTCCCGCCCAGCGCCTTTCAGTTGGCCGGCTATTCCGAGACCGTGGTCGGCGGCGTGACCATGATCACCCAGGGCAACAGCGACCTCGATCCGGAAACCTCCACCACCTGGGATGCTGGCGTCGGCTACGAGTTGCCTTCCTGGGGACTGTCTCTGGATCTGACCTATTTCGACACCACGGTGGACGACCGGATCACCACCACCCAAAGCGGCAACCTCAAGACCTACATCAACGCCCTGGGGGCGGACATTCGCGGTCTGGAGTCCACCCTCAGCTTTGATCTCGGTGTGCCCCTGCAGTGGAGCCGCAGTCTCAAACTCTACGTCAATACCACCCATATCTTCCAGGCCGAGGAGGAACTGACCGGCGGCGCCATGCAGGATATTCACAACGTGGCCGACTACACCTACAACTACGGCATCGACTACAGCGACGGCACCTTTGACGGTCGTCTCCATTTCCGTACCGTGGGACCGATGCGCGATACCGACTGGGTCACGGCCGGATATCCGGAGATCGAATATCCCACATTCACCGTGGTCGATCTGGTGGTGGGCTACAACTTTCTTCAGCACCACCGGGTCGCCCTGACCGTGGATAACCTCTTTGACAAGGACTACTACGAGAAAAAGGGCTATCCCAAGCCGGGCCAATCATTTTTCGTCAGTTATACCTATACATTCTAA
- the cobO gene encoding cob(I)yrinic acid a,c-diamide adenosyltransferase: MAKGLLIVLTGDGKGKTTSALGMALRAAGHGLRVCFIQFIKGSWHYGEMDAAKRFEDLIDFHVMGRGFTWKSEDMEEDARLAREAWSHACGAIESGRYHLVVLDEFTYLLHYRMLAIEPCLSFFAAHCPKQHVIITGRYAPQALVAAADLVTEMRVVKHPYKSGIMAQKGIEF; the protein is encoded by the coding sequence ATGGCAAAGGGGTTGTTGATCGTCCTCACCGGTGACGGCAAGGGAAAGACCACCTCGGCCCTGGGGATGGCCCTAAGGGCCGCCGGGCATGGGCTGCGGGTCTGTTTCATCCAGTTTATCAAGGGGAGCTGGCACTATGGCGAGATGGATGCGGCCAAACGGTTTGAGGATCTGATCGATTTTCACGTCATGGGCCGGGGCTTTACCTGGAAATCGGAGGATATGGAAGAGGATGCCCGCCTGGCGCGGGAGGCCTGGTCGCATGCCTGCGGGGCCATTGAATCCGGGCGCTATCATCTGGTGGTGCTGGATGAGTTCACCTATCTGCTCCATTACCGGATGCTTGCCATCGAGCCCTGCCTCAGCTTTTTTGCCGCCCATTGTCCCAAACAGCATGTGATCATCACCGGCCGTTACGCACCTCAGGCCCTGGTAGCGGCCGCTGATCTGGTCACGGAAATGCGGGTGGTCAAGCATCCCTACAAAAGCGGGATCATGGCCCA